The region TTTTTCAGCACAGTCCTTGGGGTATGCCCAACCAatcggggatatcctgaaaactctgaCCGACTGGATATGCCTCAAGGACTGTGTTGAAAACCCCTGCAGTGGAGTAATCACTTTAGCATATGCTATAGTATGTGTTAATCTGTTCCTGATTGTATActgataatgaaacaaaacaagtgAAAGAATAAAAACTCAACATCTTAGAGGGGCGTGACAAGATGGCGATCTAACACACACGCTAACGCTCGTGCTGCTTCTTGGATGCTTGTTTGCTGAAATCATTGTTACCTGAGATGCCACATACGAAAAGAAAGGGGGTAACGAAAGGCTATCTGCCGGCAGCCAGAACCTCCTCTCCAGTGCAGCAAACGTTGGAGCGCTATGTAGTGATTCAGCCTTGTGCGACCGGAGGAGCGGGACCCGCATTGGACGCCGACACGGAAGTATTGGCGATTCAGGGCCTGGATACCACGCTGTCGCCCCCGGGTATTATTCCACCTCCATGTCCTGCCAAATCAAGGGGAGAGCAAGGAGGGTTAGACGAGACGGAAGGCGCCAACGGAAACCCTCAGTCTGGCAGTGCATCCCTTGATTTTGGTAAGGAGAAAAGCATGGAAGAAGCTTCGCCTAGGGAAATAACTTTGGTTTCGATATGGAAGGTCCTTCAAGATTTAAAAAGTACTGTCGATAAATCTGCACAAGAGACCACCTCAATAGTTAACCAGATGACCTCATTAACGGattccttggaaaaggtacgcTCAGAGACTTTGGAAAAAATTTCATTGAATCAGGAGCAGATTAAATCGGTAAAAAATGTAACAGACTCTTTGGTAAAAGATAAACTTCTGAttcataaaaaaatagaaaatttagaaaattaCAATAGAAGACTCACTTTGAGGCTATTGAATTTCCCAATAGTTCCAGGAATAATAGCAATagacttatttaaaaaatacctaatgGAGAATCTAGGTATATCTCCACAAGCTATTCCTCCTTGCAATAAAGTTTATTATTTGCCGTTACCTAAAAAAAAAGAGCTTCCTGGACGACTGGGAAATGAAATAGATCTTCAAAACTTAACAGCAATTCTAGAAGAATCGATTACTGAGGTGGAGACACGCGGAACATTAATTGTTTCCTTAATATTTGACCAAGATCTCAGCTCTTTGATGAGACTATATTTCAAGAACTCAATGAAACCATTTTATGGTAAAAAGATATGGATTTACCCTGATGTTACTAGAGCTACACAGGAGAGGAGAAGGCAGTTTTTGTTATTGCGGGACAAAGTGAGAGAGATGGGTGCAACATTTTTGTTagcctatccttgtaaatgtgtggtaaaatacTTGGGAAATAAGTATATTTTCTACGAATCTAATCAATTGCAGATTTTTGTAGATAGGAAAAGCTTAAATAAGGAATAATGTTATGAAGATATAACAAGGTAACAACAGATGTTAAGCCACTATTGGATATATTTGTCCTCTCTTTGAGGATTTTCCTTTTGTTTATTATTTCTAAACACTCCCCCCTTTTTCCTAcatatattgtggtctaaggaagtgtAATATTGTTACCTTTGGAGCCGAATTAGGTTCAAAAATGCtttatgttaatttctttctgtgTTTCAACAAGTATGATTTGTTTGTCAACCTGTATAAATGATtaaacttaataaaaaaaaaaaaaaaactcaacatcTTTCATTAATTTACAGGTAAACCCGGCCCAGGAGCAATTCTGGACATATGTCAGTGCAGATGGCTTCAGATTAGCAGTGGTTTGGAAGTATGGTGGGATTTACATGGACACAGATATAATATCCATGAGGCCTATCCCAGAAGACGATTTCCTGGCATTGGCGCCCACTAAGTCCTGCAGCAATGCGGTATTTGGTTTCCAAAGGCACTATCAGTTTCTCTGGGACTGCATGGAGGACTTTGTGAAGAACTACAGAGGAGAGATATGGGGACAACAAGGCCCTAGACTACTTACTAGAATGATAGTAAGGCAATATGGGATGCCAGTTGTCAAGGGTACAGAAGATGCCACATGTGGAGATTTTTCCATTCTGAACCCACAGCGATTCTTTCCAATTCCCTATTCTGCATGGGAAAGGTACTTTCAGGTCTGGAATCCCAATGACACTTTTAAAAGCTCTTATGCATTGCACTTGTGGAATTTCatgaacaaaggtagaaagaaagcGATTGCTGGAAGCAATTCATTGGCTGAGAACCTCTTTATCAAATACTGTCCACATACTTATCAATTCATTGTAAgacactagtactactactaatcatttctatagcactactagacatatgcagcactgtacacattatatgcacacattatataaataaaaacaggaGAGCAATATTATTCAAAGTAATAGCTTCTTACCCAATATTTTTCTTAAATGCAGAGAGAGGCAATGAGGACCTGTATAAAACTATTCAGACCTTCATCTTTTAttccttattttctttatttatatttcttttcctTGAATTATACTTGATGAGAATCTTAATACTATAAAGCAATTACAAATtatataaaatgttaaaataacATGAAGGGGGAAGTGACATCAGCATATTGGCAGCACTGAGCTGAAGCTaagcaaataaattaataataactCCTCAAATCGACCTTCTCAGCAGGCGATATTCTTGAGAAAAAGCAACAGCAGTAATGAGAGTGGCAGGTGGGTCTAGGCAGAACAAGATGGCAGCATAGATTCCTGAAGGATAGCAGACCACAGATATAGAGCGATCTGGCctgtagaattatgagcacagttATGCACTATGAAATGGgttaaaaggccagagattgataagCCTGTGTGACTTTGCACTCTATCAGAGATTGATGAGCCTGCATGATCTCTGGtatttatgatctattatgatacccttatgggcaaggcaggcttgggaaagaaactagtATAAACAACAGAAGAATGTTGTCTGGCAACTTAAGGGAACCAGATGCTGGGAACCAGATAATAATCTGTGAGAAGgataatttacagaaaaaaaagtcatgtaaatcattgtctgaaacaaacgatataagcAGCTGAATCAGAACAGTATTTCAGAGATGCAGACAGTGAACATCTCTTTAGGTAACTGTACTGATCTATTGACCCCTTTACTCTATcctcttgtgtctctaacctATTCTCTACCACCACTCTATCTAAGTCTGTAAATGAAGCCGTTTCCtcctatgatactattctctcctctgcgctggacactcttgcccctcccatgccccgtcctactaggtgtaccaaaccccagccttggctgacctctaaaatccgctactttcgttcctgtgcccgctctgctgaaagttcttggcttaaatcccgcacccttgctgacttcattcatttcaaattcatgcttaactccttccagtctgccctttcacttgccaaacaggattatttcacccaattgacaaattcccttggctccaacccttgacttctcttcgccacactgaactctcttctcaaggtacctccgtccccaattcccccatctctttctcctcagaccctagctgagcacttccacgataaaagctgtaagattaaccttgaattttcatccaaaccctccccacctctctctcccttagtcctcaccccctactctccttcttctccttctttttcctccttctcggaagtttctactgaggaaactgcccttcttctttcctcctctaaatgtactacctgttcctctgatcccatccccacttatctacttaacactatctctcctactattatccctgtcatctgtcacatccataatctttcactctccactgcaactgttcctacggccttcaaacatgctgttgtcactccacttcttaaaaaaccctcacttgaccctacctgtccctccaactatcgccccatctcccttctccctttcctctccaaattacttgaacgtgtcaTTTAccgctgttgtcttgactttctttcttcacaacctattcttgacccactccaatctggttttcgccctcttcactctactgtaactgcacttaccaaagtctctaatgacctgctactggctaaatccagtggtctctattctatccttatccttcttgacctctcagctgctttcgacactgttgactaCACTAGACTcctggatacgctgtcctcacttggattccagggccctgttctttcctggttctcctcttacctctcactttgttctttcagtgttcactcaggtggatcctcttcaacttccatcccgctttcagttggtgtgcctcagggttctgtccttggacccctccttttctccatctatacctcttcccttggtaccctgatttcatcccatggctttcaataccatctttatgctgatgactctcagatctacatctccacccctgaaatctcaacctcaatccaggacaaaatttcaacctgcttgtccgacattgctgcttagatgtctcaacaccatctaaagctaaacatgaccaaaactgaacttctcattttcccccctaaacctacctcccctcttccccctttctctagctgtgttaatggctctcacatcctccctgtcccctcggctcgtaaccttggagtcatctttcattcctctctctccttctctgcacatattcaacagatcgccaaaacctgccgtttctttatctacaacattagcaaaatttgccccttcctttctgaatacgctgccagaacccttatgcacacccttgtcatctctcgcttggactattgcaatttacttctcactggtcttccgctcagccatctctctcctctccaatctgtccaaaattctgcggcacgacttattttctgccagaatcattatacccacactagcccactcctcaagtcacttcactggctccctgtccacttccacatacagtttaaacttctcttactgacctttaaatgcatccactctgcagccctccattacctctccactctcatctctccctacatccctccccgtgaactccgctcactggacaaatctctcttggcgtcccccttcacccccactgctaactccaggcttcgttccttttctctcgcggcaccttatgcctggaatagacttcctggacctatacgtctgttttgtctgtctgtattatttagatagtaagttgtttgagcagggactatctctttgtgtcatgtgttcagggctgcgtgcgtctggtagtgctatacaaatgctaataataataataatactgatctctcatgagaaactattaattgtatctgtacttggtaagcaaataaaaaatatacctTCTCATATGCACGTCGCCTTGGTTTCTTTTGTCCTCCCAAATTGTGGATGGCTGGTACATGTTAATTTGGGAAGAGGTACAAGGAGCCTAAAAATAAGCCACAGGGAATATAACAGCACACTGCAACAGTGGATGAGTGATATAAAGCATGGAGCTGCAGATGGTGTGAttaaataaaaggggcccttgaggACATAAAAAAAGAGCTGAGTGAACTTAGTATATGCCAGGAGGTGCTTGAGACCAAAATAGACAGCATCGATGATACTGTGTAGGAACTTAAATCCCAGCAGGAGCCTCTTGGCAAAGGTAACAGGGCTCTCTGGGGGAAGTTAGACCTGGAAAACAGATCTCGTTGGAGCAACATTAGGATCAGAGgggtttcataagtacataagtattgctatactggggcagaccgaaggtccatcaagcccagcatcctgttttcaatagtggccaatccaggtcacaagtacctggcaagatccccaaaacgtacaatatattttatgctgcttatcctagaaataagcagtgaattttccccaagtccatcttttgaaaatattttttattaaggTGAATAGCATCAACATTACAGTGAATCAAAGCACATCTTTAACAAGTGTATCGCAGGCTTACACATATAAAGCAAGAAATACAGGCTAAAGTTCCTAACTATTACAAGATCTAAATACAATCTCCTATATCTACTATTCATTcaataaaagtattttcatagCCATTTTATGTGCACTGACAGAGAAATCCTGAGACATCCTAAACATGCATATCACCTTGCTTTTTTATTAATGTCCCCCACAAACATGCATCACCTAtttacttccctcccctctccccttccccccccccccgccccctggaTTAGGTTGAGACCCCACAAATGATACCAAATACAGCTGCCATAACGCTCTATATGCCTGGCCACTTGTTTGGCGAGAAGCTTGCAGCCTCTCTATCTCCCATTTGGCCATCTGCACCATCTTTGTTGTCCACTGCTGAACATTTGGTGGTTCTGCTACTATCCAATTCACTAATATAGCTTTCCTAGCTATCATTAACATCACATATACAAAGCGCACCTGTGGGGGAGATAATCCCTGGTCAGCTAAAGACGTTTCATCCCCCAGAAGTAAAACCCTATAAGACCATTCCACCGAAACATTCAACAAACGCTCCACAGCCCCCAgcactcccccccaaaaaagtattCACTTTAATACATTCCAGAAAAGTATGGACAAGTGTGCCCACTCGTTGCTTACATTGCCCAGAACACTCATCCTCCCACAACCCCATCCGCTTCCCCCTTTCCTTACTAATGAAAGCACCATGGAGCAGCTTAAACTGCATTTCTTGCAAATTAGCACTTGGAGTACCCCTGAACGCTCCCTTGAAATATGCTGATAACATGTCCACCGTGATCTCCTCTCCCTActgctctccccacccctccgctAATCTAACCATGAAAGATGCCTCTCTATGCTCCCTACCAGCGGCATACCAGACTGCAAGCCTATTGGCCTCTTTGGGAATCTGACAGAAGATCTTATCCAGCCGAGAAAAAGTGGGACCACACGAGTTTGCAGGCAACAAAGATCCACAATAGTGTCTCCATtgcataaaaggaaaaaaatcttcTCGTCCAAAACTCCATATCTGCCTTGCCTGCTCAAATGTAGGGAAAGAGTCCCCCTCAGGCCCCTTGAACTGTCCCACATATTTACATCCCTTCCACGCCCACTCCTTAAACCGCGTTCCTCCCTGCCCCGCTGGGAACTGAGGATTGTCCACTGCCGCTAAGAAAGGAGAGGGACCTGATGCGCCTCCCAAGCCTTCCCTCCACCACTTCCACGCCTTTCTCAAAGGCTGAAAAAGCAATTGTATACCCTCTCCCCTCTGCGTTGGCAACTGCAAGAGATTAAACCCCGAGTGTGGTAAAAATCCCCCCTCCCATATATATGGTGGTGCAAATCTGGTGGCCCCTGTGTACATTTCATGAATCCATCTGAGTAAAGCTGCTACATTATACAGATGAATATCTGGCATAGATAGATAGAGCATATGCTGTGGGCCCTCCTGGTGTTACATCCCTCTGAGCCACAGCAGCCACATCGACAAATTGTcacctcagaagtttagctgaaattgggtggcggagcagttggggggaagagggggtggtggttgggaggcgaggataggggagggcagacttatacggtctgtaccagagccggtgatgggaggcgggactggtggttgggaggcgggaaatactgctgggcagacttatatggtctgtgccctgaaaaggacaggtacaaattcaaggtaaggtatacacatatgagtttgtcttgggcagactggatgaaccatgcaggtctttttctgccgtcatctactatgttactatgaggcatattttcaaagcactttgggaggctaagttccataggtttctatggaactttgggaggctaagtgctttgaaaatatgcctctatgtcaccttcccctctctccttctccctcctgttgttcctctttcccttctctgacgctaattcctgtattttgtattaatgttgcttacctgtccatgggtgggaataatgtgggatataaatgccataaataaatctGTAGCCCCCCCTAGCTCTGAATTGTGTTAGTTTGGCTAAGCCTATTCTTGCCCTACGTCCTGCCCAAATAAAAGACCCCGTGAATCCTTTGAAACATGCTTTGTCCCGCTTTGTAATCCACAAGGGCAGCATCTGCACTGGATATAATAACTTGGGCAACATGACCATTTTTACTAGTGCTACTCTACCTAGCAGCGAGAGTGGCAATGCATGCCAACGGTGACATAATGCTTTAAGAGTATCTAGCTTGTCCTGTATATTCCTTCGGTAAATGGCCCTCATGTTCCTATGAAGATACACCCCTAGGTATTTCAATGTTCCCGAAGACCATGCCAGAGGGAATGCTGACAACTGTTGACACTTGCACGGGGCGGAGACTGGCAGAGCTTCAGATTTTTCAAAATTAATCCTTAAGCCCAAAAAAGATCCAAATTGTAAGATCAATTCAATCATTTTGGGCACTGACGTGGTAGCCCTATCTAGGTATATGAGCATATCATCGGCAAATAAATTAATTTTGAATTCTTGAGAGCCAACCCGAATACCCTGCACTTGATCAGCTCTCCTAATCTTTTCAGCAAAGGGCTCCAGCGACAACACAAATAACATAGGCGAAagcgggcacccctgccttgtACCTCTCTTCAACCCAAAAACCGGGGATAACGCTCCATTGATCAAAATTTGAGCTGTGGGGTTATGATACAAAGCCCTAACTCTACCCAAGAATGTCCCATAATTCCAAATTGAGGTAACACCCAGAACAGGTAATCCCTCAAgatcttgtcaaacgccttctcggcatcaaGGCTCGTAATAATAGCGTCTCCTGGTaaaccacccaatctctgcaaaACTGTCAAAGCCCGGAGCACATTGGAAGACGTGTATCTGCCTGGCACAAAGCCCGCCTCATCCGTATGTATTAAGGCGAGGAACCCAAGCGATGGGCTAATATGTTTGCAaacacccctccgaagggacaccaccttgcaagtggtggaggggcttccatgtttcaatgactcagatggctatgctgtagggttacccatatcagacaggcctctgtggagaaaccagacaaagagtgtcccaatctggaggatccaagatggcgttgagggaggacgtacgctagctgagttcccgttttacaccagaatgcctgaagaagagggcgcgctccccagagaatggggaagagaaaaggcaaagccgtggtgctgtcctcctcgaacacggctggggttcccaccacttctcagtctattttggagagattcagggtcataacatcggggatatcggttctggcttcggggaacagcaaggctttattgccgaatctcagtggagggagtgattttgagtccccctgttggcacgacccctccaaaacccggaaatagtaatgcttcgctatggaggttaataatggaaacgcccgaagtgggttaggattttcatgtgacccgaggaggtcctggcgcagcatcgactccagataataaaccaactgggagattggagagtgagctcttccccccgaagatatctggagcggtttctgtggagaaattggacttggtgaagccaataatgtcataaaggaCGTACtaaaggaactgcagcagaatgtgaataactgtcttcttcagatgtttaaaatttttcactatgtgagttaaagaatttatattaatacttatctaacaaagtggaagtccaagatataaacatggagactttgattacggaaatggcttctttatgaaaattagataatttggtaatgaagaatagttatctttcttgtaaaaaatggaatttctggagaaccaattaagggaaaataacttgagaatgataaatttacctataatatcctatatatcagctactgaattcttgaagaaatatttctctgatactttgcttatactttctgatagccaccttttggtgactaaaattatatttcctttaaaaatttctttatcagagaaaagagatgtaagtttaactgacattttggaaaattcagaagttatagatagagttatattattagtgactttcgtctttgattagataggaacaatgttttgaaattgtgttgccgatacatggttgatagtttttttgggtttaaagataaatatatttcctgacacatcaagggaatcgcagactgtgaggtgtgaagtcttggcttttaagccaggaatcattgccccaggcagtggcgtagccagacctgacattttcggtgggcccagagctaatatgggtgggcactaggtgtgagtagtgtttcttgggtaCCCCCTCCCACTCTGATTCTGATTGTCTTAATGCTTCTTTTTACACAGAAGctaaaaagaaatatttcctcttcGGCTATACCCAGTTCTGCAACAGTGAAaaatcccttcctccttcccagttcctcaGATGTTGCACTGGCCTCCGAATTGCTGTAGCAgcattttcttccctccccccccccccccagcatgtaaCTGTATCATCACACCTCTCCATCTTTTTGTTTAAAAACTGTGCCTTCCAAGTTGGCAAGTGAAAGGCCACATGCGCGAGGAGGGGGAAGCGAGCACCCCAACCTAGCAATGTTCAAATACCTTCCCCTGCCTATCAGCTCCGTCGATGGAGGGCCAaaccgaccctcttctgccacccggcacACAGCCTTAAAAAAGAATCGGTGAAGCGCAATAGCGCATCGCGTCTGCTGCTCTGCCCTGCTCTGCgctgctgcagctgtaaagcgatttgctcgttggcccttcactgtgtcccgccctcgcggaaataggaagttacatcagcgggcgggacacagtgaaggaagggccgaagagcaaatcgctttacagctgcaacagcgcagagcagggcagagagagcagcagacgcgaggcgcttctctgattcttttttttaaggctgtGTGCCGGGTGGCAGAAAAGGGTTGGTCTGTGTCCCTCGATGGAGCTGGTGAGCAGGTGGGGACTGGTACGAGGATcttggctgggcgggcctggagggaaagtggctgggcctgggcccatccaggcccgcccgtggctacacccctggccccaggtgggaccttcctagcacgattcccttgtaagtgttttattttccttattacttatttgtttgaacctaagaaattataagagtttgtggaaacagatgaagaatcctctgcagcaacttccttcagttaccactgtaccggctgcaataaccgattaaccttcctccctcagaaaatgtgaagtgtaagattaaccattttgagtttttcttattttctttaagattgttttcctgatcttggatcttccaattgtggacaattatgtaaatatatattgttgagagaaaatgttttcctttttatattaatttctgtatttccttacatttatgtgataaatgtgaatgtaattaagtaaaatgataaataaaataatatgtttGCAAACAATTTAATGTCCTGATTAAGGAGTGATATTGGGCGATAGGACCCTAATGCCTCCACATCCCTACCAGGCTTAGGGAGTACTACTATGTGGGCGTGTGTCAGCTCTCCTCCTGCCACTCCCTTCTCGCAAAGATTATGACAGAGCTCCTGGAAGGGGGGACATATCTTTGTACCCCAAATCTTATAGAACTCCGGCCCCAACCCATCAGGTCCAGGTGCCTTTGCCAGCTTCAAACGCTTAATCGCTTGACCTATCTCTTCCCTCTCAACGGGGGCATTCAAGGTATCTCTCTGCGCCTGCGACAGCTGAGGCAAAGACATTCTCAAAAAAGGACTCCCTCTGGTTCCAGTCTATATCGCCCTTGTCGTACAAGCCCTTATAAAACCGCACAAACTCATTTTGAATCCCCTCCACCGACGTCATTGGTCTCCCCTCCATCGACTTAATCCTTCTTCCCTGCTTTGTTCCCCCATCTATAAAGATTATATTTGTACATGTGAATATCCCTCGCTGTTCTATCATTCAGTAAGTCATTAATTTTCTTACGTATAGAATATTATTCTCTTTTGGCCTCCTCGTCTTGCGTAAAAATGTGCGTTGCCCTCATCTGTTGTAATTGATGTGACAGAGTAACCAGTTGCCTCTCCTGTTCCTTACGAGTTCGCGCCCCATATGCCAATCTGTGCCCTCTCAATATGGCCTTTCCTGCTTTCCAGTACACTGTGGGGTCCACTGACTCAGGATAATTCTCCGCAAGGTAATTCTCCCACATTTTCACCAGGAAAGTGCGGAAATAGGACGTCCGAGCTAAGAGAGGCAGACAACGCAGAGCTCCCACGTGTGGAATAACTCACCGATACCCCACTCGCTGATCTCAAATTTTGCAGGACAGCTGCGAAAAGCTCAGCGCCAAGCACGACACCAAACTGAGACCGGCCGAAGGAGAGGACAGCAGAAAACGGGCATCCGCAAACCCAGGAACATTGCGCCAGACCTGCAACACGGAGCAATCGCTGGCCTAAGGTAACCTCCAACCAGACCGGAACGGACCCTGACCAACCCAACGCTATCCTCTGAAATACTGGACCGTGACAACTTCACAGCCGTGCTGAGACCTGCTGAGACCAACTGACAGCGCAGACTGAATTGGATTGCAGCGTGGTGCTGGGGGAGACAAGCAGAGACCGTGAGCATCGATGATTCAGCTCACCACAGCGCTCCTTCATACTAACCTCGGAAGAAGAGGCAATAGACGAGCACCAACTGCagaggggttaaatgggcagtattcacaatggagaagggtagttagtggggttcctcaggggtccgctgctttttaatatatttataaatgatttagagatgggagtaactagcgaggtaattaaatttgctgatgacacaaagttattcaaagtcgttaaatcgcgacaggattgtgaaaaattacaagaggaccttacgagactgggagactgggcggctaaatggcagatgatgtttaatgtgagcaagtgcaaggtgatgcatgtgggaaaaaagaacccgaattatagctacgtcatgcaaggttccacgttaggagttacggaccaagaaagggatctgggtgtcgtcgtcgataacacactgaaaccttctgctcagtgtgctgctgcggctaagaaagcgaatagaatgttgggtattattaggaaaggtatggaaaacaggtgtgaggatgttataatgccgttgtatcgctccatggtgcgaccgcaccttgagtattgtgttcaattctggtcgccgcatctcaagaaagatatagtagaattggaaaaggtgcagcgaagggcgactaaaatgatagcagggatgggacgacttccctatgaagaaagactaaggaggctagggctatacagcttggagaagagacggctgaggggagacatgatagaggtatataaaata is a window of Microcaecilia unicolor chromosome 2, aMicUni1.1, whole genome shotgun sequence DNA encoding:
- the LOC115462454 gene encoding alpha-1,4-N-acetylglucosaminyltransferase-like, with protein sequence MKLWILCLSLFFLIFICSAVYWMKTESLRTLHRFLNRQFTAEDIIKSNTGIFFAETTEKLEPSPLAVCAIESAARTYPNRSVYFYMKGLTKDMTVNKSSFYKAIPLLSSIANVHILPLDFEDVFKDTPLYPWYQKVNPAQEQFWTYVSADGFRLAVVWKYGGIYMDTDIISMRPIPEDDFLALAPTKSCSNAVFGFQRHYQFLWDCMEDFVKNYRGEIWGQQGPRLLTRMIVRQYGMPVVKGTEDATCGDFSILNPQRFFPIPYSAWERYFQVWNPNDTFKSSYALHLWNFMNKGRKKAIAGSNSLAENLFIKYCPHTYQFIVRH